From the genome of Hymenobacter cellulosilyticus, one region includes:
- a CDS encoding DNA gyrase/topoisomerase IV subunit A: protein MEPTPVTEETEEEPKFAPGETIHDVATVAGMYQNWFLDYASYVILERAVPAIEDGLKPVQRRILHAMKEMDDGRFNKVANVIGQTMQYHPHGDASIGDAMVNLGQKDLLIETQGNWGDIRTGDGAAAPRYIEARLSKFALDVVFNPDITEWQMSYDGRKREPTTLPVKFPLLLAQGVEGIAVGLSTKIMPHNFRELCKASIDVLRGREIQLFPDFPTGGLCDVTNYNGGLRGAKIRLRATIEKVDKTMLVIRDIPYGTTTTALMESIVKASEANKIKIKKVVDNTAAEVEIQVHLPTGVSPDLTMDALYAFTDCEISISPNTCVIIEEKPRFVGVEDMLRLSTQKTVRLLERELEIRQDELQEKWHSASLEKIFIENRIYRKIEECETWQDILDTIEKGLSKFVRVQGSKAKADDQRIVLRRPITEDDLTRLTEIRIKRISKFDGFKADEYIQKLETELAEVADNLANLTRYAIAYFDGLLKKYGVGRERKTQLRTFDVVTAQKVAVANQKLYVNRQDGFVGYGLKKDEFVCDCSDLDDIIAIKRDGTFMVVKIAEKTFVGKDILHVGVYNKNDDRLVYNMIYLDGASGISFAKRFLVTGITRDKTYDLTKATKGSKTLYLTANPNSESEIVSIQLSDKAPARVKQFDFDFAELAIKGKGSMGNIVTKQPIKKITQKSLGDSTLGGREVFFDSVVGRLNTAGHGRYLGTFDTDNTVLVVYKDGSYELKSPDPAHHFDVPNIVLLRKLEPDTVLSAVYAEGETKTHYIKRFKIETSTLEKRFVFISETKGSKLLCATCFGEPQVEIKLQRDKKADKETEKLHLHEFIDVKGWKAMGNKLNYFKIHTVALLTDEGPEPERRQVAKKKGPATIPRPASGAGEESGPLPEMSGPVDVTHEDVERAQAILRRPKAQLGLF from the coding sequence ATCGAGCCCACGCCCGTAACGGAGGAAACCGAGGAGGAGCCCAAGTTTGCCCCCGGTGAAACCATTCACGACGTGGCTACCGTGGCCGGCATGTACCAGAACTGGTTTCTGGACTACGCCTCCTACGTGATTCTGGAGCGGGCCGTGCCCGCCATTGAGGATGGCCTCAAGCCCGTGCAGCGCCGCATTCTGCACGCCATGAAGGAAATGGACGACGGCCGCTTCAACAAAGTCGCCAACGTCATCGGCCAGACCATGCAGTACCATCCCCACGGCGATGCCAGTATTGGGGATGCCATGGTCAACCTGGGCCAGAAGGACCTGCTGATTGAAACCCAGGGCAACTGGGGCGACATCCGCACCGGCGACGGCGCGGCCGCCCCGCGTTACATCGAAGCCCGCCTCTCGAAGTTTGCCCTCGACGTCGTCTTTAACCCCGACATCACCGAGTGGCAGATGAGCTACGACGGCCGCAAGCGCGAGCCCACCACGCTGCCGGTGAAGTTTCCCTTGCTGCTGGCCCAGGGCGTGGAAGGCATTGCTGTGGGCCTGAGCACCAAGATTATGCCCCACAACTTCCGCGAGTTGTGCAAGGCCAGCATCGACGTGCTGCGGGGCCGGGAAATCCAGCTATTTCCGGACTTCCCGACCGGCGGCCTCTGCGACGTAACCAACTACAACGGCGGTTTGCGCGGGGCCAAAATTCGCCTGCGCGCCACCATCGAGAAGGTCGACAAGACCATGCTCGTTATTCGCGACATTCCCTACGGCACCACCACCACGGCGCTGATGGAAAGCATCGTGAAGGCCTCAGAGGCCAATAAAATCAAGATCAAGAAGGTGGTCGATAACACGGCCGCCGAGGTGGAAATCCAGGTACACCTGCCCACGGGCGTGTCGCCGGACCTTACCATGGACGCCCTGTACGCCTTCACCGACTGCGAAATCTCCATCTCGCCCAACACCTGCGTGATTATCGAGGAGAAGCCGCGGTTTGTGGGCGTGGAAGACATGTTGCGCCTGAGCACCCAGAAAACGGTGCGCCTGCTGGAGCGGGAGCTGGAAATTCGGCAGGACGAGCTCCAGGAAAAGTGGCATTCGGCTTCGCTGGAGAAGATTTTCATCGAAAACCGCATCTACCGCAAAATCGAGGAGTGCGAAACCTGGCAGGACATTCTTGATACCATCGAGAAGGGCCTCAGCAAGTTTGTGCGCGTGCAAGGCTCTAAGGCCAAGGCCGACGACCAGCGCATCGTGCTGCGCCGCCCCATCACGGAGGATGACCTGACCCGCCTGACCGAAATCCGCATCAAGCGTATCTCGAAATTTGACGGCTTTAAGGCCGATGAGTACATCCAGAAGCTGGAAACCGAGCTGGCCGAAGTAGCCGACAACCTGGCCAACCTCACCCGCTACGCCATTGCCTACTTCGACGGTCTGCTCAAGAAGTACGGCGTTGGCCGGGAGCGGAAAACCCAGCTGCGCACCTTCGACGTGGTAACGGCCCAAAAAGTAGCCGTGGCCAACCAGAAGCTCTACGTCAACCGGCAGGATGGCTTCGTGGGCTACGGCCTCAAGAAGGACGAATTTGTATGCGACTGCTCCGACCTGGACGATATCATTGCCATCAAGCGCGACGGTACGTTCATGGTCGTCAAGATTGCCGAGAAAACCTTCGTGGGCAAGGACATCCTGCACGTGGGCGTCTACAACAAGAACGACGACCGGCTGGTCTACAACATGATTTACCTGGACGGCGCCTCGGGCATCAGCTTCGCCAAGCGCTTCCTGGTCACGGGCATCACCCGCGACAAAACCTACGACCTGACCAAAGCCACCAAAGGCTCGAAGACGCTGTATCTGACGGCTAACCCCAACTCGGAGTCGGAAATCGTCAGCATTCAGCTCTCCGACAAGGCCCCGGCCCGCGTCAAGCAGTTCGACTTTGACTTTGCCGAGCTGGCCATCAAGGGCAAGGGCTCGATGGGCAACATCGTGACCAAGCAGCCCATCAAGAAAATCACCCAGAAAAGCCTCGGCGACTCCACCCTGGGCGGCCGGGAGGTCTTCTTCGACAGCGTGGTGGGCCGCCTCAATACCGCCGGCCACGGCCGCTACCTGGGCACCTTCGACACCGACAACACGGTGCTGGTCGTCTACAAGGACGGTTCCTACGAGCTGAAGTCGCCTGATCCGGCCCACCACTTCGACGTGCCCAACATCGTGCTGCTGCGCAAGCTGGAGCCCGACACTGTGCTCAGCGCCGTGTATGCCGAGGGCGAAACCAAGACGCACTACATCAAGCGCTTCAAGATTGAAACCAGCACGCTGGAGAAGCGCTTCGTCTTCATTTCCGAAACCAAAGGCTCCAAGCTGCTCTGCGCCACTTGCTTTGGCGAGCCCCAGGTGGAAATCAAGCTGCAGCGCGACAAAAAGGCCGACAAGGAAACCGAGAAGCTCCACCTCCACGAGTTTATCGACGTGAAAGGCTGGAAGGCCATGGGCAACAAGCTCAACTACTTCAAGATTCACACCGTGGCCTTGCTCACCGACGAAGGCCCCGAGCCCGAGCGCCGGCAGGTCGCCAAGAAGAAAGGTCCGGCTACGATTCCGCGTCCGGCTTCCGGAGCAGGGGAGGAGAGCGGCCCGCTGCCCGAAATGTCGGGGCCGGTTGACGTCACCCATGAGGACGTGGAACGGGCTCAGGCCATTCTGCGGCGGCCCAAAGCCCAACTCGGCTTATTTTAA
- a CDS encoding tetratricopeptide repeat protein, which translates to MRFLRLFLGVASSAMLLSACESAPASRSETMVNLATVQSGPQVQAQELEGAIARQPRKASLYARRAAFRLDAGQVTAALEDINRAIDLDDDDGEFYFTKARALRAQNRLTATLAAAQEASRRGFSSPELNLLVGETQLASRHYQDAIDQLDRTLQQEPDHAGALFYKGVAYLALTDTVQALQYLRASTARDPRQPETLHQLAFLSNAYRLPTEAVVYTRRGLKLAPTYGLLWYDHGRQFELQNQPDSALRCYARAIQLDTTLYRADYRLALAAFKLRRYATAIPHLQRAVRRAPRLPDARQMLAESFESVGRTADALAQYRQLVVENPGNRHWTFKVWKAGEKARQLRADSLYRRRPVEPIAPLVQRFKPTITE; encoded by the coding sequence GTGCGTTTCCTTCGTCTCTTTCTGGGAGTAGCTTCCAGCGCGATGCTGCTGAGCGCCTGCGAAAGTGCCCCGGCTAGCCGTTCTGAAACCATGGTGAACCTGGCTACCGTCCAAAGTGGCCCCCAGGTTCAGGCTCAGGAGCTGGAAGGAGCCATTGCCCGCCAGCCCCGCAAGGCTTCGCTCTATGCCCGCCGGGCTGCTTTCCGGCTTGATGCAGGTCAGGTAACGGCCGCGCTGGAGGATATCAATCGGGCCATTGACCTCGACGACGACGACGGCGAGTTCTATTTTACCAAAGCCCGGGCCCTGCGCGCCCAGAATCGCCTGACCGCAACCCTGGCCGCCGCCCAGGAAGCTTCCCGCCGCGGCTTTTCCTCACCCGAGCTCAATCTGCTCGTGGGCGAAACCCAGCTGGCTTCCCGCCATTACCAGGACGCCATCGACCAGCTTGACCGTACCCTGCAGCAGGAACCCGACCACGCTGGGGCCCTGTTTTACAAAGGCGTGGCTTACCTGGCCCTGACCGATACCGTGCAGGCTCTGCAGTATCTGCGCGCCAGCACTGCCCGTGACCCGCGCCAGCCCGAAACCCTGCACCAGTTGGCTTTCTTGTCGAATGCCTACCGCCTTCCTACAGAGGCTGTGGTGTATACCCGGCGCGGACTGAAGCTGGCCCCTACGTATGGTTTGTTGTGGTACGACCACGGCCGGCAGTTTGAGCTGCAAAACCAGCCCGACAGCGCCCTGCGCTGCTACGCCCGTGCCATTCAGCTCGATACCACGCTCTACCGCGCCGACTACCGCCTAGCCCTTGCTGCCTTCAAGCTGCGCCGCTATGCCACGGCCATTCCTCACCTGCAACGAGCCGTGCGCCGGGCACCCCGCCTGCCCGACGCTCGGCAGATGCTGGCTGAAAGCTTTGAAAGCGTGGGCCGCACCGCCGACGCCCTGGCGCAATACCGACAGTTGGTAGTAGAAAACCCCGGCAACCGTCACTGGACCTTTAAAGTCTGGAAAGCTGGTGAAAAAGCCCGACAGCTCCGCGCTGATTCCCTTTACCGCCGCCGGCCCGTCGAGCCGATTGCGCCCCTAGTTCAGCGCTTCAAGCCGACCATAACGGAGTAA
- a CDS encoding T9SS type A sorting domain-containing protein, translating into MVREPYSYSYDEFITQPVTLQEGHTYQASFYALRRPGGQYAEKLALYVSQGSTQSYQALAPSYQYQLTSAPYATIVSTPIADHLNWTLVSGTFVAKANSSITIGFAREFASLDPSLYSVGNGDYFAVDDVQLTDLGCLSTAPATPGSISGYLDPHIGRIRVSVAAVPGATSYNWYLDGYQVDDSFANGNVHSRSLDILIPQDGSCHPDYTVSVEAVNGCAISAQRSKYYPAGTGGCSARTAAVVYPNPAADQLNLPTEAEQVTLLDNQGHAMTLKPRSRSGSLDIRTLPAGLYQLRYVLQGKAQSQRIQIKR; encoded by the coding sequence TTGGTCCGTGAGCCTTATTCCTACAGCTATGATGAGTTTATTACGCAGCCCGTCACCCTTCAGGAAGGTCATACCTACCAGGCGAGTTTCTACGCGCTTCGTCGTCCTGGCGGACAATATGCCGAAAAGCTCGCCCTATACGTTTCTCAAGGATCCACGCAGTCTTACCAAGCCCTTGCCCCTTCGTATCAATACCAGCTTACCTCGGCGCCGTATGCCACCATCGTGTCAACCCCGATTGCGGACCATCTAAACTGGACTCTAGTATCGGGTACATTTGTGGCCAAGGCCAATTCGAGCATTACTATCGGCTTTGCCCGGGAGTTCGCAAGCCTGGATCCTTCTCTATACTCCGTAGGGAATGGGGATTACTTTGCCGTTGATGATGTACAACTCACCGATCTGGGCTGTTTGAGCACTGCTCCCGCTACGCCTGGCTCGATTAGCGGCTATTTAGACCCCCACATTGGGCGTATTCGCGTGTCCGTTGCTGCGGTTCCAGGTGCTACATCCTACAACTGGTATCTGGATGGTTACCAGGTCGACGACTCGTTTGCCAATGGTAACGTACATAGCAGAAGCTTGGATATTCTTATTCCGCAGGATGGAAGTTGTCACCCGGATTATACGGTAAGTGTTGAAGCCGTCAATGGCTGCGCTATTTCGGCGCAACGATCAAAGTATTATCCGGCGGGTACTGGTGGATGCTCGGCTCGGACTGCGGCCGTCGTGTACCCGAACCCAGCTGCTGATCAATTGAACCTGCCCACAGAAGCCGAACAAGTAACGCTGCTCGATAACCAAGGGCACGCTATGACCCTGAAGCCGCGTTCAAGGTCGGGTAGTTTGGATATTCGTACGTTGCCCGCGGGACTCTATCAGCTGCGCTATGTTCTGCAGGGTAAAGCACAAAGTCAGCGCATACAGATCAAACGATAA
- the rpmI gene encoding 50S ribosomal protein L35 — MPKVKTKSGAKKRFTLTGSGKVKRKHAFKSHILTKKSTKQKRNLTHVTLVSSADMNRVKDMLVI; from the coding sequence ATGCCGAAAGTAAAGACGAAATCCGGTGCTAAGAAGCGTTTCACGCTCACCGGCTCGGGCAAGGTGAAGCGGAAGCACGCCTTCAAAAGCCACATCCTGACCAAGAAGTCGACCAAGCAGAAGCGTAATCTGACGCACGTGACCCTGGTTAGCTCCGCGGACATGAACCGCGTGAAGGACATGCTGGTTATTTGA
- the rplT gene encoding 50S ribosomal protein L20: MPRSVNHVASRHRRKKVMRLAKGYFGRRKNVWTVAKNAVEKGLLYAYRDRKTKKREFRALWIQRINAGAREHGLSYSQLMGGLKKAGIELNRKVLADLALNHPAAFKGIVDKIK, from the coding sequence ATGCCAAGAAGTGTAAACCACGTGGCCTCGCGCCACCGCCGTAAGAAAGTAATGCGTCTGGCGAAAGGCTATTTCGGCCGTCGCAAGAACGTATGGACCGTAGCCAAGAACGCCGTTGAGAAAGGTCTTCTCTACGCGTACCGTGACCGGAAAACCAAGAAGCGCGAGTTCCGCGCCCTCTGGATTCAGCGTATCAACGCTGGCGCCCGCGAGCATGGTCTGTCGTATTCGCAGTTGATGGGTGGCCTGAAGAAGGCTGGCATCGAGTTGAACCGCAAGGTTCTGGCCGACCTCGCCCTCAACCACCCCGCTGCTTTCAAAGGCATTGTGGACAAGATTAAATAA
- a CDS encoding GNAT family N-acetyltransferase, which translates to MPEEDVWTKVLRNNGHWSLLGFGYWAVEEVATGSYIGSVGFADWRRNMEPSLKGEPEIGWVLDPAMHGRGYATEAVAAALAWGQEHFTCCRTVCIIDPANTPSLRVAAKHGYHAVAETIYKDKPIIVLARPQ; encoded by the coding sequence CTGCCCGAAGAAGATGTCTGGACCAAGGTGCTTCGGAATAATGGGCACTGGTCGCTGCTAGGCTTTGGCTATTGGGCCGTGGAGGAAGTAGCTACCGGCAGCTACATTGGGTCAGTAGGCTTCGCTGATTGGCGCCGGAACATGGAGCCTTCCCTCAAAGGAGAGCCGGAAATAGGTTGGGTGCTCGATCCGGCCATGCACGGTCGAGGCTATGCTACCGAAGCCGTGGCCGCCGCTCTTGCCTGGGGGCAGGAGCACTTCACCTGTTGCCGCACTGTATGCATCATTGACCCAGCTAACACGCCTTCGCTACGAGTGGCGGCCAAGCACGGCTACCATGCCGTTGCCGAAACAATTTATAAGGATAAGCCCATCATCGTACTGGCCCGCCCGCAGTAA
- a CDS encoding lipase maturation factor family protein: MASETHPLTSEPNAPVSYWLTRFVILRLLGLLYAVAFLVAINQIRPLLGEDGLLPVDSYLQQVSQVLGGTGSGFRRLPSVFWFGHSDAVLLGAAWVGFGLSCLVVAGFANGLLMAVLWALYLSFVNVGQEWYGYGWEIQLTETGFLAIFLCPLLDWRPFPRYAPPLPILVLFRWLVVRVMLGAGLIKVRGDEVWRNSTALYYHFETQPIPGPLSRWFHFLPRPMLQAGVWFNWLAELAAPLFAFGPRLARHLAGVVMVVFQFSIIISGNLSFLNWLTIVPALACFDDGFWARLLPQALVRRAQAAAAVAEESHPMRTTAWVVTAVITLLSIQPALNMVSPGQIMNTSFDPLNLVNTYGAFGTVGKERLNVVFEGTLDENPTDSAHWQPYPYKGLPVALDQQPPQIAPYQLRLDWQMWFAAMASPEQYPWTLHLVAKLLRNDPNALSLFAGNPFPTQPPRYVRAVRYRYRFAPPSNAQGLWWTRERVDLWLPPLSAQDPRLLNFLRSAGWTH; this comes from the coding sequence ATGGCTAGCGAAACACACCCTCTAACTTCGGAGCCAAACGCTCCGGTTTCCTACTGGCTAACCCGCTTTGTCATTCTGCGCCTGCTGGGCCTGCTTTATGCCGTGGCATTTCTGGTGGCTATCAACCAGATTCGGCCCCTGCTGGGAGAAGACGGGCTGTTGCCGGTGGATAGTTACCTGCAGCAGGTAAGCCAGGTGCTAGGCGGGACAGGGAGCGGCTTTCGGCGGCTGCCGTCTGTATTCTGGTTTGGGCACTCCGACGCGGTGCTGCTCGGGGCGGCCTGGGTGGGGTTTGGGCTGTCCTGCCTCGTGGTAGCTGGCTTTGCCAACGGGCTGCTCATGGCGGTGCTCTGGGCGCTATATCTGTCTTTTGTGAACGTGGGTCAGGAATGGTACGGCTACGGTTGGGAGATACAGCTTACCGAAACCGGGTTCCTGGCCATCTTTCTGTGTCCGTTGCTCGACTGGCGCCCGTTTCCGCGCTACGCCCCGCCCCTGCCCATTCTTGTGCTGTTTCGCTGGCTGGTGGTGCGCGTAATGCTAGGAGCCGGCCTGATTAAAGTACGGGGCGACGAGGTATGGCGCAACAGCACGGCGTTGTACTACCACTTCGAAACCCAGCCGATTCCCGGCCCGCTAAGCCGGTGGTTTCACTTTTTGCCGCGCCCGATGCTACAAGCAGGCGTATGGTTCAACTGGTTGGCCGAACTGGCGGCGCCCCTATTTGCCTTCGGGCCCCGCCTGGCCCGGCACCTGGCCGGTGTGGTGATGGTAGTGTTTCAGTTCAGCATTATCATTAGCGGCAACCTCTCCTTTCTGAACTGGCTGACGATAGTCCCAGCGCTGGCTTGCTTCGATGACGGCTTCTGGGCCCGATTGCTGCCCCAGGCCCTGGTGCGACGGGCGCAGGCTGCCGCCGCGGTGGCCGAAGAGTCTCATCCTATGCGCACCACCGCCTGGGTGGTTACCGCCGTTATTACCCTACTCAGCATTCAGCCGGCGCTGAATATGGTGTCGCCCGGGCAGATTATGAACACTTCTTTCGACCCGCTAAACTTGGTCAATACCTATGGGGCCTTCGGCACGGTGGGAAAGGAACGGCTGAATGTAGTATTCGAAGGCACCCTGGATGAGAATCCCACCGACAGCGCCCACTGGCAGCCTTATCCCTACAAAGGCCTGCCCGTGGCCCTAGATCAGCAGCCGCCCCAGATAGCACCTTATCAGCTGCGGCTAGACTGGCAGATGTGGTTTGCTGCAATGGCTTCGCCTGAGCAATATCCCTGGACGCTTCATCTGGTGGCTAAGCTGCTGCGCAACGACCCGAATGCACTCAGTTTGTTCGCTGGTAACCCGTTTCCCACTCAGCCCCCGCGCTACGTGCGGGCAGTGCGCTACCGGTACCGGTTTGCCCCTCCCAGCAACGCGCAAGGGCTATGGTGGACCCGGGAGCGAGTTGACCTTTGGCTACCGCCATTGTCGGCCCAGGACCCCCGCCTGCTAAATTTCCTGCGCAGTGCAGGCTGGACTCATTAA
- a CDS encoding START-like domain-containing protein, with protein MPLSATRSKHRFTVELPVNASPKILYPYLASASGLSQWFCQDVRIDEDHRYNFIWDNQSHFAEMTSHRTNRSVRYVFLDHNKRHTPDANYLDFSLEESQLTQEVYLRVMDYSEETDDIELQEMWESLILKLRELVGG; from the coding sequence ATGCCGCTTTCCGCTACCCGCTCCAAGCACCGTTTCACGGTCGAACTACCTGTCAACGCCTCACCCAAGATTCTGTACCCGTACCTGGCTTCCGCCTCGGGCCTGTCGCAGTGGTTTTGCCAGGATGTGCGCATCGACGAAGACCACCGGTACAACTTTATCTGGGACAACCAGTCGCATTTCGCCGAGATGACCTCCCACCGCACCAACCGCTCGGTGCGCTACGTGTTTCTCGACCACAACAAGCGCCACACGCCGGATGCCAACTACCTGGACTTTAGTCTGGAAGAGTCGCAACTAACCCAGGAAGTGTACCTGCGCGTGATGGACTACTCGGAGGAAACCGACGATATCGAGTTGCAGGAGATGTGGGAAAGCCTGATTCTGAAGCTGCGTGAACTGGTTGGGGGCTGA
- a CDS encoding LptF/LptG family permease, translated as MKKLDKLILRAFAGPFLLTFAVVQFILLMVTLLKYMDDLIGKDLGWQVITKLILMFSVITIPTALPLAVLLSSLMTYGNLGEHHELTAIKSSGISLLRILRPVMILSVVLAGLAFWFNNRIVPSANLETFSLLWDVRQQKLALDIKEGVFYNGLPGYTIKVNKKEGENGDRLKGVMIYDHTNGRGNSTVILADSGRMFTRFGGGYLSLELFHGRTYVEQPDSRDRAGASFIRQGFDRNLITFSLSSFNLNLTDKKLFSENKMMKNIPQLQHFTDSLHNKLVVERKMFPRQLNPYYVYVRLDTTGQTLRQRVQHWQVPTTKLPVVNANLLDQAENRVRNLRTYVGSTSEHMSNLAKEAGNFRIEIYKKYTQSVAVLLMFLIGAPLGAIIKKGGLGVPVLISIVFFIVYYVLSIIGEKYAREGVMPVASGVWMATVLLLPVGLFFLNQARRDSGLLETDIVGRLFRKMKLRFRGYKKAV; from the coding sequence ATGAAAAAACTCGATAAACTAATTCTGCGGGCCTTTGCCGGCCCTTTCCTGCTCACTTTTGCCGTGGTGCAGTTCATCCTGCTCATGGTTACCCTGCTCAAGTACATGGACGACTTGATCGGGAAAGACCTGGGCTGGCAGGTAATTACCAAGCTGATCCTGATGTTCAGCGTGATTACCATTCCTACGGCCCTGCCGCTGGCCGTGCTCCTGTCGTCTCTGATGACCTACGGCAACCTAGGCGAGCATCACGAACTGACGGCTATCAAGAGCTCCGGTATCTCCCTGCTACGCATCCTGCGGCCCGTAATGATTCTAAGCGTGGTCTTGGCCGGACTGGCTTTCTGGTTTAACAACCGCATTGTGCCCAGCGCCAACCTGGAAACGTTCAGCCTGCTTTGGGACGTGCGGCAGCAGAAACTGGCCCTCGACATCAAGGAAGGCGTGTTTTACAACGGCTTGCCGGGCTATACCATCAAGGTCAATAAGAAGGAAGGCGAGAACGGCGACCGGCTCAAGGGCGTCATGATCTACGACCACACCAACGGGCGCGGCAACTCCACCGTTATCCTGGCCGATTCAGGCCGCATGTTTACCCGCTTTGGGGGCGGCTACCTAAGCTTGGAGCTTTTTCACGGCCGCACCTACGTGGAGCAGCCCGACTCCCGGGACCGGGCAGGAGCCAGCTTTATCCGCCAGGGCTTCGACCGTAACCTGATTACGTTTTCCCTGTCTTCGTTTAATCTGAATCTGACGGACAAGAAGCTGTTCTCGGAAAACAAGATGATGAAGAATATTCCCCAGCTGCAGCACTTCACCGATTCGCTGCACAACAAGCTGGTGGTTGAGCGGAAGATGTTTCCGCGCCAGCTGAATCCTTACTACGTATATGTCCGCCTGGATACTACCGGGCAAACCCTGCGGCAGCGGGTTCAGCACTGGCAGGTACCCACCACCAAACTGCCCGTGGTCAATGCTAACCTGCTGGACCAGGCCGAAAACCGGGTGCGCAACCTGCGTACCTACGTAGGCAGCACTTCCGAGCACATGAGTAATCTGGCCAAGGAAGCCGGCAACTTCCGCATTGAAATCTACAAGAAGTACACCCAGTCGGTGGCCGTGCTGCTGATGTTCCTGATTGGAGCTCCGCTCGGCGCCATCATCAAAAAAGGCGGCCTGGGCGTGCCCGTGCTGATTTCCATCGTCTTCTTCATTGTCTACTACGTGCTGTCTATCATCGGCGAGAAGTATGCGCGGGAAGGCGTGATGCCCGTAGCCTCGGGGGTATGGATGGCCACTGTGCTGCTGCTGCCCGTCGGCTTGTTCTTTCTCAACCAGGCCCGCCGCGACTCCGGCCTGCTCGAAACCGATATTGTAGGCCGCCTGTTCCGCAAAATGAAGCTGCGCTTCCGCGGCTATAAGAAGGCAGTATAA
- the rpsO gene encoding 30S ribosomal protein S15, with product MKLTTELKQEIFAKNSLTKTATDTGSAESQIALFSHRINHLTEHLKVNKKDFSTRLGLLKLVGKRRRLLDYLQHREINRYRAIIKELGIRK from the coding sequence ATGAAACTCACTACCGAATTAAAGCAGGAAATTTTCGCGAAGAATAGCCTGACGAAGACCGCAACCGACACCGGTTCGGCCGAATCGCAAATTGCCCTGTTTTCGCACCGCATCAACCACCTGACTGAGCACCTGAAGGTGAACAAGAAAGACTTCTCGACCCGCCTGGGTCTGTTGAAGCTCGTTGGTAAGCGTCGCCGTCTGTTGGACTACCTGCAGCACCGCGAAATCAACCGCTACCGCGCAATTATTAAAGAGCTGGGTATCCGCAAGTAA
- a CDS encoding sigma-70 family RNA polymerase sigma factor — protein MRQLKISKQITNRESQSLDKYLQEIGKVDLLTPDEEVTLAQRIREGDQQALEKLTKANLRFVVSVAKQYQNQGLSLGDLINEGNLGLIKAAKRFDETRGFKFISYAVWWIRQSILQALAEQSRIVRLPLNRVGSLNKISKSFSELEQKFEREPSPEEIAEVLELTTSEVVDTLKISGRHVSVDAPFVQGEENRLLDVLENEDEESPDTGLMNDSLRKEVQRALSTLTKREADVITLYFGLNGEHSLTLEEIGEKFNLTRERVRQIKEKAIRRLRHTSRSKALKPYLG, from the coding sequence ATGAGACAGCTAAAGATCAGCAAGCAAATCACCAACCGCGAAAGCCAGTCGCTGGATAAATACCTCCAGGAGATTGGTAAGGTGGATTTGCTAACCCCCGACGAGGAGGTAACGCTGGCGCAACGCATACGAGAAGGCGACCAGCAAGCGCTGGAAAAGCTGACGAAAGCCAACCTTCGCTTCGTGGTGTCGGTGGCCAAACAATACCAGAACCAGGGCTTGTCGCTGGGCGATTTGATCAACGAGGGTAACCTAGGTTTGATTAAAGCCGCCAAGCGTTTCGATGAGACCCGGGGCTTTAAATTCATTTCTTACGCCGTATGGTGGATTCGCCAGTCGATTCTGCAGGCCTTGGCCGAGCAGTCCCGTATTGTGCGTCTGCCCCTGAACCGCGTAGGTTCGCTGAATAAGATTTCCAAGTCGTTTTCCGAGCTGGAGCAGAAGTTTGAGCGGGAGCCCTCGCCCGAAGAAATTGCCGAAGTGCTGGAGCTTACGACTTCTGAAGTAGTGGATACGCTCAAGATTTCGGGCCGTCACGTGTCGGTAGATGCTCCCTTCGTGCAAGGCGAAGAGAACCGTTTGCTGGACGTGCTGGAAAACGAAGACGAGGAGTCGCCCGACACCGGCCTGATGAACGACTCGCTCCGCAAGGAAGTGCAGCGCGCCCTGAGCACGCTCACCAAGCGCGAAGCCGACGTTATTACGCTGTATTTCGGCCTCAACGGCGAGCATTCCCTTACGCTGGAAGAAATCGGCGAGAAGTTCAACCTGACCCGTGAGCGGGTTCGTCAAATCAAGGAAAAAGCCATTCGCCGCCTGCGCCACACTTCGCGCAGCAAGGCCCTGAAGCCCTACCTGGGATAA